From a single Fusobacterium ulcerans ATCC 49185 genomic region:
- a CDS encoding spore photoproduct lyase, which produces MIYVAAALTAEAKPLITYFKLKRDNEIKKYQVFKNEEIILIITGSGMMQGAIGTTYLLSSLNIREEDIFVNLGICGAVKEIFQVGDIVLCNKITNNGNGKSFYPDMLFRHKFKEGTLESFFHVVDKSMESEIKGELVDMEGAGIYEAASLFFSQHQINIIKIVSDYLDTTGITVEKVTHIVESGILSIDEWLNERKKFNVSDKEIFTLNEKDIMNMVEKNLRLTESMHYEFMELMKYHKLKNKNIKDVISKYSKIEIKDKREGKINFEKIRKEIIEL; this is translated from the coding sequence ATGATATATGTAGCGGCAGCTTTAACAGCAGAAGCAAAGCCATTGATAACATATTTTAAATTAAAAAGAGATAATGAAATTAAAAAATATCAGGTATTTAAAAATGAAGAAATAATATTAATAATAACTGGTTCAGGGATGATGCAGGGAGCTATAGGGACAACCTATCTTTTAAGCAGTCTGAATATAAGAGAAGAAGATATTTTTGTTAATTTAGGTATATGTGGAGCTGTGAAAGAGATATTTCAAGTGGGAGATATAGTTCTATGTAATAAGATTACTAATAATGGAAATGGGAAAAGTTTTTACCCAGATATGTTGTTCAGACATAAATTTAAAGAGGGAACTTTGGAAAGTTTCTTTCATGTAGTAGATAAAAGTATGGAGTCAGAGATAAAAGGAGAACTGGTGGATATGGAAGGAGCAGGGATATATGAAGCTGCTTCTCTTTTCTTTTCACAGCATCAGATAAATATAATAAAAATTGTATCAGATTATCTTGATACCACAGGAATAACAGTGGAAAAAGTTACTCATATCGTAGAAAGTGGGATTCTAAGTATAGATGAATGGCTGAATGAAAGAAAAAAATTTAATGTTAGTGATAAAGAAATTTTTACTTTAAATGAAAAAGATATTATGAATATGGTGGAGAAAAATTTAAGGCTCACTGAAAGTATGCACTATGAATTTATGGAACTTATGAAATATCATAAACTTAAAAATAAAAATATTAAAGATGTAATTTCAAAATACTCTAAAATTGAAATAAAAGATAAAAGAGAGGGGAAGATAAACTTTGAAAAAATTAGAAAAGAAATTATTGAACTCTAG
- a CDS encoding GNAT family N-acetyltransferase, whose amino-acid sequence MIRKAEAKDLDKIMEIIKATIAEMKTYGNTQWDENYPQKQDFLGDVESNSLYVNEENEELYGFICANFVEPDEYKDIKWALDEKCLILHRMSINPKYRNQGTATKLIEFAEKIAKENGVNYIKTDTYSVNKKMNTLLLKLGYIHRGNMNFLGKEKEFYCYDKKL is encoded by the coding sequence ATGATAAGAAAAGCAGAAGCAAAAGATTTGGATAAAATAATGGAAATAATAAAAGCTACAATTGCTGAAATGAAGACATATGGAAATACTCAATGGGATGAAAATTATCCTCAGAAACAAGATTTTTTAGGGGATGTAGAAAGTAACTCTCTTTATGTAAATGAGGAGAATGAAGAACTTTATGGATTTATATGTGCTAACTTTGTAGAACCTGATGAATATAAAGATATAAAATGGGCATTAGATGAGAAATGTCTGATACTTCATAGAATGTCAATAAATCCTAAATATAGAAATCAGGGAACAGCTACAAAACTTATTGAATTTGCAGAGAAGATTGCCAAGGAAAATGGAGTAAACTATATAAAAACTGATACTTATTCAGTAAATAAAAAAATGAATACTCTTTTATTGAAATTAGGATATATTCATAGAGGAAATATGAATTTTCTGGGAAAAGAAAAAGAATTTTATTGTTATGATAAAAAACTTTAA
- a CDS encoding MarR family winged helix-turn-helix transcriptional regulator: protein MKDIEKLNNQILRKIGTLSRAIHSTSDMKYRELSLQKGQFIFLTRICENQGINFVELSKILTVDKSTTTKAVKKLIEAGYINKEQDENDKREYKLYPTKKALEVYDLIITEENRNINICMEGLTKKEREIVENLLEKMSENAAKDWLRVKGGKE from the coding sequence GTGAAAGATATAGAAAAATTAAATAATCAAATATTGAGAAAAATAGGAACTCTTTCAAGAGCCATACATTCAACTAGTGATATGAAGTATAGAGAGTTGTCTTTACAAAAGGGGCAGTTTATATTTCTTACAAGAATATGTGAAAATCAAGGAATAAATTTTGTAGAGTTATCTAAAATTCTTACTGTGGATAAGAGCACTACAACCAAAGCAGTAAAAAAATTAATAGAAGCTGGATATATAAACAAGGAACAAGATGAAAATGATAAAAGAGAATATAAACTTTATCCAACTAAAAAAGCTTTAGAAGTATATGATTTAATAATCACTGAAGAGAATAGAAATATAAATATATGTATGGAAGGTTTAACAAAAAAGGAAAGAGAAATAGTGGAGAATTTATTGGAGAAGATGAGTGAAAATGCAGCTAAAGATTGGCTGAGGGTAAAGGGAGGAAAGGAATGA
- a CDS encoding TrkH family potassium uptake protein, with amino-acid sequence MNNKMIKYVISYILKLEAGFMLIPLALSFFYQEGFKLNGAYLLTIMLLIISSFLLSKKMPEDQRIYTQEGMVIVSVSWIALSFFGSLPFVFSERIPSFIDAFFETVAGFTTTGASVIANIEMIEKSLLFWIGFSHFIGGMGILVLALAILPKSSNQSLHIMKAEVPGPSVGKMVAKISHNSKILYIMYICITIIIIILLKAGGMPFFDSIIHAFGTVSTGGANIKNNSVGFYNNTYIDFILGMGMLLCAINFNLFYALILKNYKQVYKNEELRAYLLIICVSIIIICINIYPFYKSNIYMVRDVFFTVSSIITTTGYSTVNFNAWPTFSKTVLMILTFVGGCAGSTTGGIKVSRIVIVFKKVIGEFKKIGTPNRTIAVKMDGKKIPEEMFSKVSTYLVMYIFIFLGIMLFISIEFSDFTSAFSVVSATFNNIGTGVGTLGDTFDYSSLSNISKIILSISMLLGRLEIFPILILFSPKIYKNRNYF; translated from the coding sequence ATGAATAATAAAATGATAAAATATGTAATAAGTTATATTCTTAAATTAGAAGCAGGGTTTATGCTTATTCCACTTGCTCTTAGTTTCTTTTATCAAGAGGGATTTAAATTGAATGGAGCATATTTATTGACAATTATGCTTCTTATCATTTCAAGTTTTCTTTTATCAAAAAAAATGCCAGAAGACCAGAGAATATATACTCAAGAAGGAATGGTAATAGTTTCAGTTTCATGGATAGCCCTATCTTTTTTTGGCTCTCTTCCTTTTGTTTTTAGTGAGAGGATTCCTTCTTTTATAGATGCTTTTTTTGAAACAGTAGCAGGGTTTACAACAACAGGAGCTAGTGTTATAGCAAATATAGAAATGATAGAAAAATCACTGCTGTTTTGGATTGGGTTTTCTCACTTTATAGGTGGGATGGGAATACTTGTATTGGCTCTTGCTATACTGCCAAAAAGCAGTAATCAATCTCTTCATATAATGAAAGCTGAGGTTCCTGGTCCATCTGTAGGAAAGATGGTAGCTAAAATTTCTCATAATTCTAAGATATTGTATATAATGTATATCTGCATAACTATTATAATAATTATCTTATTAAAAGCAGGAGGAATGCCCTTTTTTGATTCTATTATCCATGCCTTTGGGACAGTGAGTACAGGAGGAGCAAATATAAAAAATAATAGTGTAGGTTTCTATAATAATACTTATATAGATTTTATTCTAGGAATGGGAATGCTGCTCTGTGCTATAAATTTTAATCTTTTTTATGCTTTAATTTTAAAAAATTATAAACAAGTTTATAAAAATGAAGAATTGAGGGCATACTTATTAATTATTTGTGTATCAATTATAATTATCTGTATAAATATTTATCCATTTTATAAAAGTAATATCTATATGGTAAGAGATGTGTTTTTTACTGTTTCCTCAATTATTACCACAACAGGATATTCTACAGTAAATTTTAATGCTTGGCCTACATTTTCAAAGACTGTTCTTATGATATTAACTTTTGTTGGGGGATGTGCTGGTTCTACAACTGGAGGAATAAAAGTTTCAAGAATTGTTATTGTATTTAAAAAAGTAATAGGAGAATTTAAGAAAATAGGAACTCCTAATAGAACTATTGCAGTTAAAATGGATGGGAAAAAAATACCAGAGGAAATGTTTTCTAAGGTATCAACATATCTCGTCATGTATATATTTATATTTTTAGGAATTATGTTGTTCATATCAATAGAATTTTCTGATTTCACATCAGCATTTAGTGTTGTTTCAGCAACATTCAATAATATTGGAACAGGAGTAGGGACACTTGGAGATACATTTGATTACTCTTCCCTTTCAAATATAAGTAAAATAATATTATCAATCAGTATGCTGCTAGGGAGATTAGAAATATTTCCAATATTAATACTCTTCTCACCTAAAATATATAAAAATAGAAATTATTTTTAA
- a CDS encoding nitroreductase family protein yields the protein MVSIDKEKCIGCGACVEDCFPENLFLDSGKAEIKGRCMQCGHCIAVCPVNAVSITNYPQEGIEEYDKERFDISSDNLLNFIKFRRSVRHYKNKPVEKEKLERVLEAGRYTATGSNMQDVSYIVVQETLNEIKPVIWESLYEFALENLNEKGVIGAYAPRWIKMYEDYKKDPLNDKLFFKAPVLLVVTAISPLNEVLAPSNIELMANAEGLGVLFTGFIERALKNSVKAKEMLGINKKEIISCMLMGYPDIKFRRTVPRKQAEISWK from the coding sequence ATGGTAAGTATTGACAAGGAAAAGTGTATTGGTTGTGGGGCTTGTGTTGAAGACTGTTTTCCAGAGAATCTTTTTTTAGATAGTGGAAAAGCAGAAATCAAGGGGAGATGTATGCAGTGTGGACATTGTATAGCAGTATGTCCAGTAAATGCAGTTTCTATTACCAATTATCCACAAGAAGGGATAGAAGAATATGACAAAGAAAGATTTGATATTTCTTCTGACAATCTTCTAAATTTTATAAAATTTAGAAGGAGTGTACGTCATTATAAAAATAAACCAGTAGAAAAAGAGAAACTAGAAAGAGTTCTTGAAGCTGGACGTTATACAGCTACTGGGTCAAATATGCAGGATGTATCTTATATAGTTGTGCAAGAAACTTTAAATGAAATAAAACCAGTAATCTGGGAAAGCTTATATGAATTTGCATTGGAAAATTTAAATGAAAAAGGTGTTATTGGGGCATATGCACCTAGATGGATAAAGATGTATGAGGATTATAAAAAAGATCCATTGAATGATAAGCTATTTTTTAAAGCACCAGTTCTTTTGGTAGTGACAGCTATTTCTCCATTGAATGAAGTTTTAGCACCATCTAATATAGAACTTATGGCAAATGCTGAGGGATTAGGAGTTTTATTTACTGGATTTATAGAAAGAGCTTTAAAAAATAGTGTAAAAGCTAAGGAAATGCTTGGAATAAATAAAAAAGAAATTATTTCATGTATGCTCATGGGATATCCAGATATAAAATTTAGAAGAACTGTTCCAAGAAAACAAGCAGAAATTTCATGGAAATAA
- a CDS encoding GntR family transcriptional regulator, with protein MKVIKLDDKRTLGEKVYDRLKELIMDGELERGTKITETSIAKMFDVSPTPVREAFRKLASDGLIEVASWKGVIVKGIEQKDLLEIYECREALEGMVGKLAVRNITKEDIDILEGILERCNDAKTPEILIELNTEFHNELLRIAKNERLSKLLNELMVVILYDRDISGRYSVRRKEIVAEHLDILKYLKKKDEKKVSELMAKHIRNGYEFIKNHNK; from the coding sequence ATGAAGGTTATCAAATTAGATGATAAAAGAACCTTAGGTGAAAAAGTATATGATAGATTAAAAGAACTTATAATGGATGGAGAATTGGAAAGAGGGACGAAAATAACAGAAACATCTATAGCTAAAATGTTTGATGTAAGTCCTACTCCTGTAAGAGAAGCTTTCAGAAAACTCGCTTCAGATGGGCTCATAGAAGTAGCCTCATGGAAAGGTGTGATTGTAAAGGGAATAGAACAAAAAGATTTATTGGAAATATATGAATGCAGAGAAGCTTTAGAAGGTATGGTAGGGAAATTGGCAGTTAGAAATATCACTAAAGAGGATATAGATATACTGGAAGGAATATTAGAAAGATGCAATGATGCTAAAACACCAGAAATTCTAATAGAATTAAATACAGAGTTTCATAATGAACTATTGAGAATAGCAAAGAATGAGAGGTTGAGTAAACTTCTTAATGAGCTTATGGTAGTTATTCTTTATGATAGAGATATTTCAGGGAGATATTCAGTGAGAAGAAAGGAAATAGTAGCAGAACATTTGGATATACTCAAATATTTAAAGAAAAAAGATGAGAAAAAAGTATCTGAACTTATGGCAAAACATATTAGAAATGGATATGAATTTATAAAAAACCACAATAAGTAG
- a CDS encoding aminopeptidase encodes MKKILMAKGARSIVEINLGVKAGESVVIVTEPKQMRIAEALAAAVIATGAEPTIHIMTPRERDGQEPPKVIAAAMKESDAFIGAVFTSITHTHAVKDACAAGSRGVMLTQFNEDQMITGGVNANFYEAAENCKKVAAAMAGAEVITITTPMGTNLKLSGKGRRGNAMTGLVEPGKFGPIPTVEANVSPVEGTANGVIVADASIPYIGIGLLKTPVKVEVKDGYIIPESISGGEEAKKLASDWIDKKDPQVYNIAEVGVGLNPECKFTGSMLEDEGVFGSLHIGVGTSITLGGVIKAACHYDLIMTKPTLIADGVVILKDGELMI; translated from the coding sequence ATGAAAAAAATATTAATGGCTAAAGGTGCAAGATCAATAGTAGAAATAAATTTAGGGGTAAAAGCTGGAGAAAGTGTAGTTATAGTTACAGAGCCTAAACAAATGAGAATAGCAGAAGCCTTAGCAGCAGCAGTAATAGCAACAGGAGCAGAACCAACTATACATATAATGACACCTAGAGAAAGAGATGGACAGGAACCACCTAAAGTAATAGCAGCTGCAATGAAAGAATCTGATGCATTTATAGGAGCAGTATTTACATCAATAACTCATACTCATGCAGTAAAAGATGCATGTGCAGCAGGTTCAAGAGGAGTAATGCTTACACAGTTTAATGAAGATCAAATGATAACAGGGGGAGTAAATGCAAATTTCTATGAAGCAGCAGAAAATTGTAAAAAAGTAGCAGCTGCAATGGCAGGAGCAGAAGTTATAACTATAACAACTCCTATGGGAACTAACCTTAAACTTTCTGGAAAAGGAAGAAGAGGAAATGCTATGACTGGATTGGTAGAGCCTGGTAAATTTGGACCTATTCCTACTGTAGAAGCTAATGTATCACCAGTAGAAGGGACTGCAAATGGAGTAATAGTTGCAGATGCAAGTATACCATATATTGGAATAGGATTATTAAAAACTCCAGTAAAAGTAGAAGTAAAAGATGGATATATTATTCCTGAAAGTATTTCAGGAGGAGAAGAAGCTAAAAAACTTGCATCTGACTGGATAGATAAAAAAGATCCGCAAGTATATAATATAGCAGAAGTTGGAGTAGGATTAAATCCAGAATGTAAATTTACAGGAAGTATGTTGGAAGATGAAGGAGTATTTGGATCACTTCATATAGGTGTAGGAACAAGTATAACTCTTGGAGGAGTAATAAAAGCAGCTTGTCACTATGACCTTATAATGACAAAACCAACTCTTATTGCTGATGGTGTAGTTATATTAAAAGATGGAGAACTAATGATTTAA
- the gltS gene encoding sodium/glutamate symporter, translated as MVIDLNLFLTTALAVIVLLVGDYVKKRVEILRKFCIPIPVIGGLIFTILVSIGYSTQLFTFKLNFALSDVFMLAFYSSIGFTASYKLLKKGGPKVIKFLIVSIIVVILQNFLGVYLAKLLGLSPLVGLATASIPMTGGHGTSAAFAPVLEEAGLQNALTITLAAATFGLVAGSLIGGPTGKFLIEKYKLITGKETEKVEGIEKVEKGNEKLDEKRIYSAVYQLLVSMALGSIISMLLKKTGLTFPASVGAMIAAAIVRNIADYSTWLKIKETEIRIIGDISLILFLAFSMMSLKLWQLTDLAIPMIILLIAQTILMGLCAVFLTYKVMGKNYEAAMMAVGHCGFGLGAVPTAMANMQSVEEKYGPAPTAFFILPLVGSLFINFFNSAIIVAFINIYK; from the coding sequence ATGGTAATTGATTTAAACTTGTTTCTTACAACTGCATTGGCTGTTATCGTTTTATTAGTGGGAGATTATGTTAAAAAAAGAGTAGAAATACTTAGAAAATTCTGCATACCTATACCAGTAATTGGAGGACTTATTTTTACAATTTTGGTATCAATTGGTTACAGTACACAATTATTTACATTCAAGCTTAATTTTGCCCTCAGTGATGTATTTATGCTTGCGTTTTATTCAAGTATAGGATTTACTGCAAGCTATAAATTATTGAAAAAAGGTGGACCTAAAGTTATAAAATTCCTTATAGTTTCTATAATAGTAGTTATTCTACAGAACTTCTTAGGAGTATACCTAGCAAAACTATTGGGATTAAGTCCTTTAGTAGGGCTGGCAACAGCATCTATACCAATGACAGGAGGACATGGAACATCAGCAGCATTTGCTCCAGTATTGGAAGAGGCAGGACTTCAAAATGCTCTGACTATAACTCTTGCAGCAGCTACATTTGGACTGGTAGCAGGAAGTTTAATAGGTGGACCTACAGGTAAGTTTTTGATTGAAAAGTATAAACTTATAACAGGTAAGGAAACAGAAAAAGTAGAAGGAATAGAAAAAGTTGAAAAGGGAAATGAAAAACTTGATGAAAAAAGAATATATTCAGCTGTTTATCAATTATTGGTATCTATGGCTCTTGGAAGTATAATATCAATGCTTTTGAAGAAAACAGGGCTTACATTTCCAGCATCAGTTGGAGCAATGATTGCAGCAGCAATAGTAAGAAATATTGCAGACTACTCAACTTGGCTGAAAATAAAAGAAACTGAAATAAGAATAATAGGAGATATTTCGTTGATACTATTCTTAGCATTCTCTATGATGAGTTTAAAATTATGGCAGCTTACAGATCTTGCAATTCCAATGATAATACTATTGATAGCTCAAACTATATTGATGGGGCTATGTGCAGTATTTTTAACATATAAAGTGATGGGAAAAAATTATGAAGCTGCAATGATGGCAGTAGGACATTGTGGATTTGGACTTGGAGCAGTACCGACAGCTATGGCAAATATGCAGTCTGTTGAAGAAAAATATGGACCAGCACCTACAGCATTCTTTATACTTCCATTAGTAGGAAGTTTATTTATAAACTTTTTCAACTCAGCAATAATAGTAGCTTTTATAAACATATATAAATAA
- a CDS encoding N-acyl-D-amino-acid deacylase family protein — MVFDLVIENGKVVFGGEKAAENINIGITGDRITEISSEKLEGKKVIDASGKIVSPGFIDPHCHSDLAAFFSEEMTSKILQGVTTEVSGNCGIGISPAGEEYNNEFKQYVKDHFVLPDDNTELEDIKSMKDLKEAINRKGFITNQAYLVGTGCIRVDSIGFSTKKLNKDELKNMLGVLEKELQEGAYGVSFGLVYQPGNFMDKDEITEILKITAKYNKTASFHIRNEGENVIESIKEVLECAEKSKCRVNISHLKIMDRRLWGKSDDILKLIIEAREKGLDITYDQYPYTATSTTLMVLIPEKIFDGDVKKFIERINILTEDEKKDIMDIVYKRGGISNILISNSFLPENKFSGKTILEIKEETKMEDIETILYLIRESAGRAKAIYFSIGEEDMYNFMNTGIGVIGSDGSSVPVEKIQKFGIPHPRNFATFPKFIRINRERKMFSIEEMVNKITSKTADIFSIKERGRIEKGYFADITIFDYEKVQDKAGFENPFIKSEGIEYVIVNGKIAVNNGRFTGEKAGKCI; from the coding sequence ATGGTATTTGATTTAGTTATAGAAAATGGAAAAGTTGTTTTTGGAGGGGAAAAAGCAGCTGAAAATATTAATATAGGAATAACTGGAGATAGAATAACTGAAATATCGTCAGAAAAATTAGAAGGAAAAAAAGTAATAGATGCTTCTGGAAAAATTGTTTCTCCAGGTTTTATAGATCCCCATTGTCATTCTGATTTAGCAGCATTTTTTTCTGAAGAAATGACAAGTAAAATACTTCAGGGAGTGACAACAGAAGTAAGTGGCAATTGTGGAATAGGAATATCTCCAGCAGGTGAAGAATACAATAATGAGTTTAAGCAATATGTAAAAGATCATTTTGTATTGCCAGATGATAACACTGAATTGGAAGATATAAAAAGTATGAAAGATTTAAAAGAGGCAATAAATAGAAAGGGGTTTATTACAAATCAGGCTTACCTTGTAGGAACTGGCTGTATAAGAGTAGATAGTATAGGATTCAGTACTAAAAAATTAAATAAAGATGAGCTGAAAAATATGCTTGGAGTCTTAGAAAAAGAACTTCAGGAGGGGGCATATGGAGTATCTTTTGGACTTGTATATCAGCCAGGAAATTTTATGGATAAAGATGAAATAACAGAAATATTAAAAATTACAGCTAAATATAATAAAACAGCTTCTTTTCATATAAGAAATGAAGGAGAAAATGTTATAGAATCTATAAAAGAGGTGCTGGAATGTGCTGAAAAAAGTAAGTGCAGAGTAAATATATCACATTTGAAAATAATGGATAGAAGACTTTGGGGGAAATCAGATGATATTTTAAAATTAATAATAGAAGCAAGAGAAAAAGGATTGGATATAACATATGATCAATATCCTTATACTGCAACTTCTACCACTCTCATGGTTCTTATTCCAGAAAAAATATTTGATGGTGATGTAAAGAAATTTATTGAGAGAATAAATATTCTTACTGAGGATGAAAAAAAAGATATTATGGATATTGTATATAAAAGGGGAGGAATATCTAATATATTGATATCTAATAGTTTTCTCCCAGAGAATAAATTTTCTGGAAAAACAATTTTGGAAATAAAAGAAGAAACTAAAATGGAGGATATAGAAACAATTCTTTATCTCATAAGAGAAAGTGCGGGAAGAGCAAAAGCAATTTATTTTTCTATTGGAGAAGAGGATATGTACAACTTTATGAATACTGGAATAGGGGTAATAGGAAGTGATGGAAGTTCAGTACCAGTTGAAAAAATTCAAAAATTTGGCATTCCACATCCAAGAAACTTTGCAACTTTTCCTAAATTTATAAGAATAAATAGAGAAAGAAAAATGTTCAGCATTGAGGAAATGGTAAATAAAATAACTTCTAAGACTGCTGATATTTTTTCTATAAAAGAAAGAGGAAGAATAGAAAAAGGATATTTTGCAGATATAACAATATTTGATTATGAAAAAGTTCAGGATAAAGCTGGATTTGAAAATCCTTTTATAAAGTCTGAAGGAATAGAATATGTTATAGTTAATGGAAAAATAGCAGTGAATAATGGAAGATTTACTGGAGAAAAAGCAGGAAAATGTATTTAA
- a CDS encoding serine hydrolase: MEKRIREIISENSGVTGVLLRDSVGKIITINEEVVFPSASLIKLFILMALNKEDYNKKIELKKEDKVGGCGILKVMGDGLLLTVRDIAYLMICLSDNTATNILIDYIGMDKINSCIKEKGFIGTVLGRKMMDAEARKAGKDNFTTPKDVLGVLEILCKNPDDLDMLRNQASNNKIPLYFAREVDFAHKTGELMYIEHDAGRLFYDGGWVDIIILTKDLEKNEDGIKINSLIGKIIFDNYCK; this comes from the coding sequence ATGGAAAAAAGAATAAGAGAAATAATAAGTGAAAACAGTGGAGTAACTGGAGTATTGCTAAGAGATTCAGTTGGGAAAATAATAACAATAAATGAAGAAGTAGTTTTTCCATCAGCAAGTCTAATAAAACTTTTTATTCTTATGGCATTAAATAAAGAGGATTACAATAAAAAGATAGAATTAAAAAAAGAAGATAAAGTTGGAGGATGTGGGATACTAAAAGTAATGGGAGATGGACTTCTTCTTACAGTGAGGGATATAGCTTATCTTATGATATGTCTTAGTGATAATACAGCAACAAATATCCTTATAGACTATATTGGAATGGATAAAATAAATAGTTGTATCAAAGAAAAAGGATTTATAGGAACTGTTTTAGGAAGAAAAATGATGGATGCAGAAGCTAGAAAAGCTGGAAAAGATAATTTTACTACTCCAAAAGATGTATTGGGAGTGCTGGAAATATTATGTAAAAATCCAGATGATTTAGATATGTTAAGAAATCAGGCTTCTAATAACAAAATACCTCTTTATTTTGCAAGAGAAGTGGATTTTGCACATAAGACAGGAGAGCTTATGTATATAGAACATGATGCAGGAAGATTATTCTATGATGGAGGATGGGTAGATATTATAATTCTTACAAAGGACTTAGAGAAAAATGAGGATGGAATCAAGATAAATAGTTTAATTGGGAAAATAATTTTTGATAACTATTGTAAATAA
- a CDS encoding Na+/H+ antiporter NhaC family protein: MIFGLPALIGFLPLVIYLYLAFKGKNLLSTVIICVLVGAVLTGQTPVSLSNEIANGLKSFLGLIGFIIMMGAGLGEVLTETKVARNLVEILIKKVGIKSQNQAIIVTMGTSTLLVSLLGTLAGANAMIAPILIPIVASFGLTPNALAVILHGAGACGLFLGPFVPPVITLMGLTGLTYGAYLANVGIPVAVLVLITTYYTGRKVQKQYEGIEMYSTEDMDKDEEFVSTPEINKATMVFAIVMIGMLAYGIYAKAGAAYAIVVMLAVAFTTGLAAGRSMMDIIGSLTKGATRMFWLFFMFVLYDPFLKFVTMTGAFTTLGDMLKPLIDISGDIGFIIISTLVGIFGVSGAAVAQSVVLNDLFKNIVVDINLPMTIWGTVLLIGSQITSFAYPTGDMIGQMGLARSKDLKSMIRNGMSITIVMIIYVIVRAVIYSI; encoded by the coding sequence ATGATATTTGGATTACCAGCATTAATAGGTTTTTTACCACTAGTTATTTATTTGTACCTTGCATTTAAGGGGAAAAATCTGCTTTCAACAGTTATCATCTGCGTTTTAGTAGGAGCAGTTTTGACAGGGCAGACACCAGTGAGTTTATCAAATGAAATAGCAAATGGACTGAAATCATTTTTGGGACTTATTGGATTCATTATTATGATGGGAGCAGGATTGGGAGAAGTGCTGACTGAAACAAAAGTTGCCAGAAATCTAGTAGAAATACTAATAAAAAAAGTAGGAATAAAAAGTCAGAATCAAGCTATAATAGTAACAATGGGAACTTCAACTCTGCTGGTTTCTCTATTGGGAACTCTAGCAGGAGCAAATGCTATGATAGCACCAATATTGATACCAATAGTTGCAAGTTTTGGATTGACACCTAATGCATTAGCAGTTATCCTTCATGGAGCAGGAGCATGTGGATTGTTCCTAGGGCCATTTGTTCCTCCAGTAATTACATTGATGGGACTTACAGGTCTTACATATGGAGCATATCTGGCTAATGTAGGTATACCAGTAGCTGTTCTTGTACTTATAACTACTTATTACACAGGAAGAAAAGTACAGAAGCAGTATGAAGGAATTGAAATGTATTCAACAGAGGATATGGATAAAGATGAAGAATTTGTATCTACACCTGAGATAAATAAAGCAACAATGGTATTTGCCATAGTAATGATAGGAATGCTTGCATATGGTATATATGCAAAAGCAGGAGCAGCCTATGCAATCGTAGTTATGCTTGCAGTAGCTTTTACAACAGGACTGGCAGCAGGAAGAAGTATGATGGATATTATAGGAAGCCTTACAAAAGGTGCAACAAGAATGTTCTGGCTGTTCTTCATGTTTGTATTATATGATCCATTCTTGAAATTTGTTACAATGACAGGAGCATTTACTACATTGGGAGATATGCTGAAGCCATTGATAGATATAAGTGGAGATATAGGATTTATAATAATAAGTACTCTGGTAGGAATATTTGGAGTATCAGGGGCAGCGGTAGCACAATCAGTTGTATTGAATGACTTATTCAAAAATATAGTTGTAGATATAAATTTACCTATGACAATATGGGGAACTGTACTTCTGATTGGTTCACAAATAACGTCTTTTGCTTATCCAACTGGGGATATGATAGGACAGATGGGATTGGCACGTTCAAAAGATTTAAAAAGTATGATAAGAAATGGAATGTCAATAACCATAGTAATGATAATATATGTAATAGTAAGAGCAGTTATTTATTCAATTTAA